A stretch of Gemmobacter fulvus DNA encodes these proteins:
- a CDS encoding ABC transporter substrate-binding protein produces MPNSDALRRILLAGALLCAPASALADGPARVVSMNLCTDQLAMLMAAPGQLHSVSYLAADPRGSAMADQARAYPVNHGLAEEVYLMQPDLVLAGTYTSRATVDMLRRLGVPVETFEPSNSLQEVRDGMIRMGAVLGQSARAAEIVAAYDADLAAFQEAVAHRPRAALYAANSYTSGDRTLAGQILATAGLANVAAEAGYDSGGILPLEVLVMAAPEAVITGRPFPGASRSEEVLRHPALLAMQDDHASGHVTDRDWVCGTPYVLRAVAEMAELRRTLIEVDQ; encoded by the coding sequence ATGCCAAATTCTGATGCTTTGCGACGGATCCTGCTGGCGGGGGCGCTGCTCTGCGCCCCCGCCAGTGCGCTGGCCGATGGCCCGGCGCGCGTGGTGTCGATGAACCTGTGCACCGATCAGCTTGCCATGTTGATGGCGGCTCCGGGGCAGCTTCATTCGGTCTCTTATCTCGCCGCCGATCCGCGCGGGTCGGCGATGGCAGATCAGGCACGGGCCTATCCGGTCAATCACGGGCTGGCCGAAGAGGTCTATCTGATGCAGCCCGATCTGGTGTTGGCGGGCACCTATACCTCGCGCGCGACGGTCGACATGCTGCGCCGTCTGGGCGTGCCGGTGGAAACATTCGAGCCGTCCAATTCGTTGCAAGAGGTGCGCGATGGCATGATCCGCATGGGCGCGGTGCTGGGTCAGAGCGCCCGCGCGGCAGAGATCGTTGCCGCCTATGACGCGGATCTTGCTGCCTTTCAGGAGGCGGTGGCGCACCGCCCCCGCGCCGCCCTTTATGCCGCCAACAGCTATACCTCGGGCGACCGCACTCTGGCCGGGCAGATCCTCGCCACGGCGGGGTTGGCCAATGTGGCGGCAGAGGCGGGCTATGACAGCGGCGGCATCCTGCCGCTGGAGGTGCTGGTGATGGCGGCCCCGGAGGCGGTGATCACCGGGCGCCCCTTTCCGGGCGCGTCGCGGTCGGAAGAGGTGCTGCGCCACCCCGCCCTGCTGGCGATGCAGGACGATCACGCCTCGGGCCATGTCACCGACCGCGACTGGGTCTGCGGCACCCCCTATGTCTTGCGCGCTGTGGCCGAAATGGCCGAGCTGCGCCGCACCTTGATCGAGGTGGACCAATGA